Proteins co-encoded in one Plectropomus leopardus isolate mb chromosome 14, YSFRI_Pleo_2.0, whole genome shotgun sequence genomic window:
- the tulp4b gene encoding tubby-related protein 4, with protein sequence MSRNYEPGHSVGMLAAVEHGPILCSDSNILCLSWKGRVPKSEKDKPVCRRRYYEEGWLATGNGRGVVGVTFTSSHCRRDRSTPQRINFNLRGHNSEVVLVRWNEPFQKLATCDMEGGIFVWIQYEGRWSVELVNDRGAQVSDFTWSHDGTQALIAYRDGFVLVGSVSGQRHWSSEINLESQITCGIWTPDDQQVLFGTADGQVIVMDCHGRMLAHVLLHESDGIVSMSWNCPDFLVEDSTESDTDSDDSILPLVRRVKPLLTVTFLSGDISLMNNYDDLSPAVIRSGLKDVEAQWCSQGDLLAVAGMERHGLPVDAACSSMMRNALVKFYNVQGEHIYTLETPAQRPITTICWGHRDSRLFLACGPALYVVRVEHRVASLQLLCQQGIASALREEKDVGKLNMPSLLCSYVTTAFIPTIKPPIPDPNNIRDFVSYPTAGNERLHCTMKRAEDSPEAGGPCYTLYLEYLGGLVPILKGRRISKLRPEFVIMDPKMDSKAEEVCVNPMISYTDSCNCSDSSDIELSDEWVGKKSPKLSRGNRMNMESRKSPKLSRANQEGQRSPRLPTKKPPVRSPSLTRREFSMDGITEHNYLAQVTSNIWGTKFKIVGLASFLPTNLGAVIYKTSLLHLQPRQMTIYLPEVRKISHDFMSLPVFNPNVFSEDEDDLPVMGPSGVAGDNPPCTVNIPIAPIHSPAQAMSPTQSIGLVQSLLANQNIQLDVLTNPTATAAAAAAAAAASLPVTDHGQDAVPTPYPVPARYSNPGQVIFNGLEMGPLLPGTLPPPPPPHHLPPQPHPQRSHSQQPRTLQSKQSQQMQTQQQQQQQQQKMHHHHHHQQQQQQQQQQQQHHQQLQVPQQQQIPQNPQQVTHQQLHHQQQIQQQQQQMQMQHEQMQQQQQQMQQQQQQIRQQIQEMRQQQQQLQQQHQQIQQQHQQMQRQHQQMQQQLKMQMVLPPPPTGYPTISLQQIHLLPPPPTTEPGFSRAEHSHTLKPSLPRTLPPFSDMDGSVEIQMRKVNPPPPYPGTVVSAATATAVATPQTLVTNCDSPSVLAPDPCLKKDEFLLHPVTLQYPTPLGYERITTFDSSGNVEEVCRPRRRLVRNQNAYAVHGIGGSATLKVTSSENKKIQLPYSSATLSRLSVPRYSIPSGDPPPYPDPANQVTATLPPPQRIDSSLIHATLRRDRRDVGLKVPQMMESSRTLPTKAKMNSALTLSYQQRVPTALYTCTQCSSNSSSTSVSVSGGGTMSSGIAGGTVVRQDFPPGKGAHHSTIIVHSKSTTPMASQSSYSLLGAVDNSRDRTVYVNSAFTEDETLNQQCHLEKSVRQLTLGDVSLTVKRPPPYQWDPSTTEEFWLTPEQTMLAPPPGPHKPPPLIISQAQHLDVTRLPFVLTTKPPTSQTTSTLTFPSGYQISLSPFPPGVGHSGPPLQTLQNPPPQCSPNEVVGSVPFAQQEPNLVLPPGYPPSLANLACCPLPPMYPGASSCAGLQLHPVNLHPWNPYPCPPPMQDPPAPPLPTKTHQILEKPILSPPPPTGPPPPPPLPPPPPPTELPPSKSATEDLTESANNFPEPSSLNESPVPQESERFNKKSRKRLDSRAEEANMPNVSEGKSRKEGRALSDFNTLISSPRLGSREKKKPKGQREQLNKTKKMSRTTNEFQDSSESEPELFISGDELMNQNQSSKKSWKNKRSMRMASELEEIKCRKANEREDRSLGSQGFVYVMANKQPLWNEATQVYQLDFGGRVTQESAKNFQIELDGRQVMQFGRIDGNAYILDFQYPFSAVQAFAVALANVTQRLK encoded by the exons ATGTCCAGGAACTATGAG CCTGGTCACTCAGTAGGGATGTTGGCTGCCGTGGAACATGGTCCCATCCTCTGCAGCGACTCCAACATCCTCTGCCTGTCGTGGAAAGGCAGGGTCCCCAAGAGTGAAAAGGACAAGCCGGTGTGCCGGAGGCGGTACTACGAGGAGGGCTGGCTCGCCACGGGGAACGGAAGAGGAGTTGTTGGGGTGACGTTTACATCGAGTCACTGCAGGAGGGACAGAAGCACACCTCAGAGAATCAATTTTAACCTGCGAGGACACAACAGTGAG GTTGTCCTTGTGCGTTGGAATGAACCCTTTCAGAAGCTTGCGACCTGCGATATGGAGGGAGGGATCTTTGTGTGGATCCAGTATGAAGGAAGATGGTCGGTAGAGTTAGTGAACGACAGAGGAGCCCAG GTGAGTGACTTCACTTGGTCACATGATGGTACTCAAGCCCTCATCGCGTACCGGGATGGCTTCGTGCTGGTCGGCTCGGTGAGCGGACAAAGACACTGGTCCTCAGAGATTAACCTGGAGAGTCAAATCACCTGTGGCATCTGGACCCCTGATGATCAACAG GTGTTGTTTGGCACCGCAGACGGTCAGGTGATAGTGATGGATTGTCACGGACGGATGCTCGCCCACGTCCTGTTACACGAGTCTGATGGGATCGTGAGCATGTCCTGGAACTGCCCCGACTTCCTGGTGGAGGACAGCACAGAGAGCGACACCGACTCTGATGACAGTATTCTGCCTTTAG tgcgGAGAGTCAAGCCTTTGTTGACAGTCACCTTCTTATCAGGAGATATCAGTTTAATGAACAACTATGACGACCTCTCGCCTGCTGTAATACGCTCAGGGCTAAAAG ATGTGGAGGCCCAGTGGTGCTCCCAGGGAGACCTCCTGGCTGTGGCCGGCATGGAGAGACACGGGCTTCCTGTGGACGCCGCCTGCTCGTCCATGATGAGAAACGCTCTTGTTAAGTTCTATAATGTCCAAGGAGAGCACATCTACACTCTGGAAACACCTGCACAG AGACCCATCACCACCATCTGTTGGGGTCACAGAGACTCTCGTCTGTTCCTTGCATGTGGACCTGCGCTGTATGTGGTGCGTGTGGAGCACAGGGTGGCCAGCCTCCAACTTCTATGCCAGCAGGGCATCGCCAGCGCCTTGCGAGAGGAGAAAGATGTGGGGAAACTGAACATGCCCTCGCTGCTCTGCTCTTATGTCACCACTGCTTTCATACCTACAATCAAG CCCCCAATCCCTGACCCCAACAACATCCGTGACTTCGTCAGCTATCCCACAGCTGGGAATGAGCGGCTCCACTGCACCATGAAGCGAGCAGAGGACAGCCCCGAGGCAGGCGGACCCTGCTACACTCTCTACCTAGAATATTTAGGAGGACTGGTGCCCATTCTCAAGGGAAGGCGCATCAGTAAACTACGGCCCGAGTTTGTCATTATGGATCCAAAGATGGACAGCAAAGCAG aggaggtgtgtgtgaatCCCATGATCTCATACACTGACAGCTGTAACTGCTCTGACTCCAGTGACATTGAGTTGAGCGATGAGTGGGTGGGAAAGAAGTCCCCGAAGTTATCCCGAGGAAACAG GATGAACATGGAATCAAGAAAGTCTCCCAAACTTTCACGTGCCAATCAGGAAGGTCAACGGTCGCCACGATTACCAACAAAGAAGCCTCCAGTTCGGTCTCCAAGTTTGACACGTCGCGAGTTTTCTATGGACGGGATCACAGAG CACAACTACCTTGCTCAAGTCACATCCAACATTTGGGggacaaaattcaaaattgttGGACTCGCTTCTTTTCTCCCTACCAATCTCGGTGCAG tcATCTATAAAACAAGTTTGCTTCATCTACAACCTAGACAGATGACAATCTACCTTCCAGAAGTACGAAAGATTTCTCATGACTTTATGAGCCTGCCAGTCTTCAACCCCAACGTGTTCAGTGAGGATGAGGACGACTTACCAG TAATGGGGCCGTCTGGAGTGGCAGGAGACAATCCTCCGTGCACAGTCAACATTCCCATCGCTCCCATCCACAGCCCAGCTCAGGCCATGTCTCCCACTCAGAGTATCGGCCTGGTTCAGTCTCTTCTGGCCAATCAGAACATTCAGCTTGACGTCCTGACCAACCCTACagccactgcagcagctgcagctgcagccgcAGCAGCTTCTCTCCCTGTCACAGATCATGGGCAGGATGCAGTTCCAACTCCGTACCCAGTGCCAGCTAGATACTCAAACCCTGGTCAGGTGATCTTCAATGGGCTGGAGATGGGTCCTCTTCTTCCTGGCACTCTTCCTCCCCCACCTCCACCTCACCATCTCCCACCGCAGCCTCACCCGCAGAGGTCTCATTCTCAGCAGCCTCGCACACTGCAGTCCAAACAGTCACAACAAAtgcagacacagcagcagcagcagcagcagcagcagaaaatgcaccatcatcatcatcatcaacaacaacagcaacaacaacagcaacagcagcaacaccaTCAACAACTCCAAGTTccacaacagcaacaaatacCACAAAATCCACAACAAGTGACGCACCAACAGCTTCACCACCAACAGCagatccagcagcagcagcaacagatgCAGATGCAGCACGAACAgatgcagcaacagcagcagcagatgcagcagcagcagcagcagatccGCCAGCAGATCCAAGAGatgagacagcagcagcagcagctccagcagcagcaccagcagatCCAGCAACAACACCAACAGATGCAGAGGCAGCACCaacagatgcagcagcagctgaagatGCAGATGGTGCTGCCTCCTCCTCCGACCGGCTATCCAACCATTTCGCTACAACAGATTCAtcttctgcctcctcctccaacCACCGAGCCTGGGTTCAGCAGGGCAGAGCACAGCCACACTCTTAAGCCAAGTCTGCCGCGGACTTTACCTCCGTTCAGCGACATGGATGGGTCTGTGGAGATTCAGATGAGGAAGGTGAATCCTCCTCCTCCCTACCCGGGCACTGTAGTGTCTGCAGCAACAGCTACAGCTGTTGCTACACCTCAAACTCTTGTCACAAACTGTGACAGCCCAAGTGTCCTGGCGCCAGACCCCTGCTTGAAAAAGGATGAATTTTTACTTCACCCTGTCACTTTACAGTACCCGACACCTCTGGGGTATGAAAGGATCACAACCTTTGACAGCAGTGGCAACGTGGAGGAGGTTTGCCGGCCACGCAGGCGCCTTGTCCGCAACCAAAATGCATATGCTGTTCACGGTATCGGCGGCTCAGCGACACTCAAAGTCACTTCctctgagaataaaaaaattcaGCTTCCCTACAGCTCAGCAACACTGAGTCGTCTCTCTGTCCCTCGATATTCAATACCAAGTGGAGACCCTCCTCCTTATCCAGATCCGGCTAATCAAGTAACAGCTACACTCCCTCCTCCACAGAGGATTGACAGCAGTCTGATTCACGCCACTCTACGCCGTGACCGCAGGGATGTGGGACTCAAAGTGCCACAGATGATGGAAAGCTCAAGGACCCTCCCTACAAAGGCTAAAATGAACAGCGCACTTACACTTAGCTACCAGCAGAGGGTGCCCACTGCtttgtacacatgcacacagtgcagcagcaacagcagcagcaccagtgTCAGCGTCAGCGGAGGTGGAACTATGAGCAGTGGCATTGCAGGTGGCACGGTGGTGAGACAGGACTTCCCACCAGGGAAAGGAGCTCATCACAGCACCATTATCGTGCACTCTAAAAGCACCACACCCATGGCCTCTCAGTCGTCGTACAGTCTGCTGGGTGCTGTTGATAACAGCAGGGACAGAACAGTGTACGTTAACTCTGCCTTCACTGAAGACGAGACTTTAAATCAGCAGTGTCACCTTGAGAAATCTGTGCGCCAGCTGACTCTCGGCGATGTCAGTTTGACAGTTAAACGCCCTCCGCCTTACCAGTGGGACCCCTCCACCACAGAGGAGTTCTGGCTCACTCCAGAACAAACTATGTTAGCTCCTCCACCTGGACCTCATAAACCGCCTCCACTCATCATCAGTCAGGCTCAGCACTTGGACGTGACTCGGCTGCCGTTCGTCCTAACGACTAAACCTCCAACCAGCCAGACCACAAGCACTCTTACTTTCCCATCAGGTTACCAGATATCCCTCTCGCCTTTTCCTCCAGGTGTAGGTCACAGTGGTCCTCCACTGCAGACCTTACAAAACCCTCCACCACAGTGCTCTCCGAATGAAGTGGTCGGTTCTGTCCCTTTTGCTCAGCAGGAACCCAACTTGGTTTTGCCACCAGGTTATCCTCCAAGTCTTGCTAACTTGGCGTGCTGCCCTCTCCCTCCGATGTATCCCGGAGCCAGCTCATGTGCCGGACTTCAGCTGCACCCAGTCAACCTCCACCCCTGGAACCCCTACCCCTGTCCGCCTCCCATGCAAGACCCTCCAGCACCTCCTCTCCCTACAAAAACTCATCAGATTTTGGAGAAGCCAATTCTCTCCCCACCTCCTCCCACTGGGccgcctcctccacctcctctccctcctccacctccacctacTGAGCTACCACCATCCAAAAGTGCCACGGAGGATCTAACAGAGTCCGCCAACAACTTTCCAGAGCCATCATCCCTGAATGAGAGCCCCGTGCCACAGGAGTCAGAACGCTTCAACAAGAAGAGCCGTAAAAGACTggacagcagagcagaggaagcCAACATGCCCAATGTCTCCGAGGGCAAATCCAGAAAAGAAGGACGTGCACTCTCTGACTTTAACACTCTCATCTCCAGCCCAAGGCTCGgcagcagagagaagaagaagcctAAAGGCCAGAGAGAGCAACTCAATAAAACCAAGAAGATGAGCAGGACCACCAATGAGTTCCAGGACAGCTCAGAGAGTGAGCCCGAGCTGTTTATCAGTGGCGACGAGCTCATGAACCAGAACCAGAGCAGTAAGAAGAGCTGGAAGAACAAGCGCAGCATGCGTATGGCGAGCGAGCTGGAGGAGATAAAGTGCCGCAAAGCAAATGAGAGGGAGGACCGTAGTTTGGGAAGCCAAGGATTCGTCTACGTTATGGCCAATAAACAACCTTTGTGGAACGAAGCCACCCAGGTCTACCAGCTGGATTTTGGAGGACGTGTCACGCAGGAGTCAGCAAAGAATTTTCAGATTGAGCTGGATGGCAGACAG gtgatgcAATTTGGGCGCATTGATGGGAACGCCTATATCCTGGATTTCCAGTATCCTTTCTCAGCAGTGCAGGCATTTGCTGTTGCCTTGGCCAACGTGACTCAAAGGCTGAAGTGA
- the myct1b gene encoding myc target protein 1 homolog, which produces MAHNETHPLLEILKSFNTGDMILAFCLSMLVGLLLGALVYVLLTWASRRQATAKITRRSKKRSNTSNANMSNQLGLYRSTFLSVYRQPSLEPVGPLGSKPGLETSTFRPLPKRSRAGLEMGEDTLVTTEDTAASNSSESASLVPNKRHSFWLGNNGLKGFLPSQTPPPAYDSVIHAFEETCT; this is translated from the exons ATGGCTCATAATGAAACACATCCCCTTTTGGAGATACTAAAATCATTTAATACTG gCGATATGATTTTAGCCTTCTGTTTATCTATGCTTGTGGGCCTGCTGCTGGGTGCTCTGGTCTACGTTCTGTTGACGTGGGCATCAAGGCGCCAGGCCACCGCCAAGATCACCAGGCGCTCTAAGAAAAGATCCAACACTTCAAACGCAAACATGAGCAACCAGCTGGGCCTTTACAGGAGCACTTTTCTGAGCGTCTACAGACAGCCCTCTCTGGAGCCAGTGGGCCCTCTGGGGAGTAAGCCCGGCTTAGAGACTTCAACCTTTCGCCCTCTGCCCAAAAGGAGCAGGGCCGGCCTGGAGATGGGAGAGGACACGCTGGTCACGACTGAGGACACAGCAGCTTCAAACTCATCCGAATCAGCATCCCTCGTCCCAAATAAGAGACATTCCTTCTGGTTGGGGAACAATGGACTTAAAGGATTCCTCCCCTCACAGACTCCCCCCCCTGCATACGACAGCGTCATCCATGCCTTTGAAGAGACATGCACTTGA